The Deltaproteobacteria bacterium HGW-Deltaproteobacteria-18 nucleotide sequence TCCGTGCCTTCTGCCGTGGTCAATGCCGGGCTCAAGGTCGGACTGTACGATTTGAATCCCCGGACCCTGGCCCCGGAGATGGTCAGTCTGGAAAAGGGCATGAGTGGCCAGACCCTGTGCGTCGTGGCCTGTCATCTTTTTGGATATCCCCTGGATATGAGCGGGCTGCGCGAGCTGTGTCGCATACACGGCGCAACTCTTCTGGATGACGCAGCGCAGGCCATGGGCGCGCGGACAGGGGCAGATCTGGCCGGGACCATGGGCGATGCGGGGCTTTTCAGCCTGAGCCGGGGCAAGAACGTCACCGCCGTGGACGGCGGGATCGTCCTCACCGACCGCGACGATTTGGCAGACGCTCTTCAGGCCATGCCCGAGCTTTTTGCGGCGGGCGGAAGGGCCCGTCCCGTCCTGAGTCTGGCCCTGGCCCTGGCGCTCATGGTCATGCTTCATCCCCGGGCTTACTGGCTGCCCGCATCCCTGCCGTTTCTGGGGATCGGATCCTCGGTTTTTGACCCTGATTTTTGTCTGGAAGGTCTGGATGCGGTGCGGTCCGGCATAGGCCGAAGCGTTCTTGACCGGCTGGACGATTTGAATGCTGCCCGTCAGAGGACCGCCGCTTCCCTGCGCTCAGGGCTGCGGGAAGTGGCTGGCGTACGTGTCGTGCCGCCGGCCGACGGGACCTCTCCAGTGTATCTGCGCTTGCCGATCCTGCCGATTTCTGGTGCCTGGCCGAGGGATTTTGCGCTCAGGGCGAAGGCGCTGGGTGTGACCCGCTCCTATCCCCTGGCTCTGCATCGCATTGCGGGGCTTGCTCCGTTTCTGGCGTTCGTCGGGGAGTATCCCGGGGCCTCGTTGCTGGCCGCCAATCTCCTGACCCTGCCTACCCATGGCTACGTGCTCGGTGACGATATCGGGGCCATTGTTCGGATTTTCAAGGATCTGCCTGCGCAGAACTGCGCAGGCGTCAAGGAGGTTGCAGCATGAACGCGCTGTTCTGGTTCTCCTTGCTGACCCTTGCGTACGCCTTTGCCGGATACCCGTTGCTTGTCGCATTCTTTGGCCACAGGCGCTTGGTCGTACCACTTGGAGGCGAACCTCCGAGCATCAGTGTGCTGCTTTCGGTCTATAACGAAGAGCGTGTCATCACGGCCAAGATCCGCAATTTTCTGGAACTCGACTATCCGCAGGACCGCATCGAGCTTCTGGTGGTCTCCGATGGAAGCGACGACGCCACCGGATTCCTGGTGGAACAGTTCTCCTCCGCGCGGGTCCGTCTGTTGCGGCAGTCCGGGCGTGGGGGCAAGACCCGGGCCATCAACAGGGCCGCCACCGAGGCCACCGGAGATATTCTGGTTTTCACCGACGCGAATTCCATGTTCCGTCCGGACAGCATGCGCAAGCTGGCTGCGCCCTTTACTCGTGAAGATGTCGGCTTGGTCGGTGGGCGCAGCGTGTATGCGGACATGGACGGGTGCGAGACTCCGGGGGGGCTGTACCGACGATACGAGGAGTGGATCAAGAGCGGCGAGAGCGGACTTTTTTCCATCGTTGGCGCCGACGGCGCGATCTACGCCTTGCGCAAGGAGCTGTTTGAACCCCTGCGCCCGGAATACATCAATGACTTCCTGCATCCCATCCAGGTCGTCCTGCGTGGCAAGCGGGCCATAAGCGAGCCTTCGGCCGTGGTGGTCGAGGCGGGGGAAGAAAACGGCGGGGCGGAGCTCAGACGGCAGACACGCATCATGGCCCAGTCCTGGCTGCTTTGCCTGCGCTTCAGCGGCGATCTTTTGCAGGCTGGGCGATTCGGATTTCTGTGGCAGCTCGTCTCGCACAAGGTTTTGCGCTGGCTGACCCTGCCGTTTCTGGCTGTGCTGGTTGCGAGTGCCATCGCGGGTGGGGGAAACGGGGTTTTTCAGCTTCTCGTCCTGTCCGGCCTGGCAGGCCTGGCCCTGCTGGCATGGGCGGGATTCCGGGGACGGAAGGGCATTTCACACGCAGCGTGGATGTTTCTCATCCTGCATTGGGCCGCGTTGCTGGGACTTTTTCGGCTTGCCCAGGGCGAGAGATTCGTGACCTGGAACCCGAGGGGGAAGTAAGATGGCCGAATCCGTCAGCGCTCAGGCACCCGCTTCTTCACGCATAGAGTCCGTCGACATGGTGCGGGGCATTGCCATCGTGCTCATGATCGTGGGGCACAGCTACGACTATCTCTCCTACGAAGCGGCCGCGGTCATGGGTTCGGCCTCGCCGCTCCCGCTGGCCATGCTGAACATCGATGCGACCACGGTCTTCATTTTCTTCAATCGTTGGTTCACGCACAGCGGGGCGCCCATTTTTCTGTTTCTGGCCGGTGTTGGTGCCTATCTGTGGAGCTACAAGGGCGGGGTCAAAAGATCGTTGGGCAGCTTCCTGATCCCCAGAGGATTGCTGTTGATTGCGCTGCAGTTGGTGAGGACTGTCATGCAGTTACTCACTTCGGAGTATGCGGCGTCTCTTGATGTGCTTTGGAGTATCGGGATGTCCATGATACTGCTATCATTTTTTTCAAATCTTCCCCGCAACGTGCTTGTTTTTCTGAGCATTGCGATTCTGGTCGGACATGGACTTCCCGCCGTGTTTGGATTCAATGGCGAAGAGTATGTTCTTTGGCGGGTCTTTATGACTGCCGATATTTTTGAATTTATTGGTGGAACATCGATATTTAATCGGTTTCCAGTCATTCCATGGTTTGGAATGATGCTTTTAGGTTATGCGACAGGCCATTTGTTTCACTTGCCCCCTAAGGAAAGAAGAAATGTGTTCCTGTTCCTGGGGTTGTCCCTTTTTTTTGTGTTCCTGGTGCTGCGCGGTGCAAATGTCTACGGGTATCAGTCTGTATGGCAGGAATATCCTGAAACATGGAAGACGGTGGCATCCTTTGTAAATATTTTGAAATACCCGCCTTCCTTGTATTTTTCCCTTGTAACGCTCGGGACAATTTTTTTGTTTTTGTTTTTGATTGATTATTTTTCGTTGAGATGTCTTTTTTTGATAACCATTGGGTCGACATCTCTTTTTATATATATAGTACATCTTCCTTTATGTAAGATTATCGCTGTTGGATTGTCGACAATTTTAAATTACATGTATTGGCCAATATCAAAGAATATTTATTTTAGCTTGACTTCAAGTCATTTTATAGCGCTTATTGCACTTATTTGTATTTATCCAATAAGCAAATACTATTTGAATATTAAGCGTAAGTATAAGCGATTTAGAATTATTAGCTACTTATAGGTGATGATTAACTTTGTTTGAGTTCTCCTTTTCAATTTAAGAGGCTGTATGCATACAATCGTAATTTTTATAATAGTTCTTGTAGTGATGGCTCGCATGCCGGAATTATTCACTTTTCTGATTCCTCTGCATCTTGGAAAAGTTGCGTTTGCATTGGGCTTTCTTTCTTTGTTTTTCCTGCCGAAAGGACTTTTGGGAAAACTGAAGAACAGTGTGCCGTTTGCACACTTTCTGTTCCTGCTGTTCATCATGGCAATGGCGAGCGTTCCTTTCAGCGTCTGGGGTACCGGGGCTTTGAACAGCCTGCTCTCTTTCAGCAGAATCCTCTTTTTTGCTGGCTGTCTGGCGCTGCTTTCAGCAGCCGGGCGGCTGGATCAATACAGGGCGGCGCTCATTTACGGCGTCTCTTTGCTGGCTGCGGTAATGATCATGAGCACGGGCGCCGGAAGGATGTCCGCCGGCTTTACGTACGACCCGAACGACATCGCACTCCTGTTTGTCACGTTCATGCCTGTTGTTCTGGCCGAGGCCATGAACGGGAACATGATCCGGCGCGGTTTCTATCTGGGGCTGGGCGCCATGGTCCTGCTCGGACTTGTCCTGACCGGTTCGCGCGGTGCGATCGTCGCGATTGGCGTTCAGGCCCTGTATTTCGTCCTGACCGCCAAAAAGTTCAGGCTCCTGGCCATCGGGCTTGTCTGTGCGGCCGGTCTGGTTGTGGTGGCGACCGCCGAGCAGTCGTTGTGGGATCGTTTTGCGAGCCTGACCGCGGAGGGTGAGGCCGCCGATTACAATCTTGAGGGCAGGTCCGGCCGCGTGCAGATTTGGAAAAACGGCCTGAAGATCGTGGCCGACAATCCGGTGCTTGGGGTGGGTATCGGGATGTTCGGAACGGCGCACTTTCTGCTTGATGGCAAGATCGGGCTCACAGCGCACAATACCTATCTTCAGTTTGCCGCGGAACTCGGAATCCCCGGGTTCATCCTGTATCTGGCCATGCTTTGCAGCGCCTGGCAGATGATCACGAGGCACGTCGAGGAGGATGAACACGCCGGCGCGCGTGCCCGCTGGATTGCCTTGAAGGTCGGGATTGTCGGCTTTGGGACGGCGAGCTTCTTCATTTCTGCGGGGTATTCTTCGACGCTGTACTATCTGCTCGGCTTGGCCGCGGTCATGCATTTCCATCATGTCGAATCAAGCGGCGCGCCTGTTCCGCAAAAAGCCCGCTCGAGCGTTCAGCTCAGGTATCCTCCGCAGAGTGCGCTGCAGGTGCGGCAGCAGAAGGTGCGCCTGTGAGAATGGTGCAGTATCTCGTACGCAACTCCACGTTGCGCCTGGTGTCCTTCGGGGTGGGGATAGTCTTTGCCCTGTTTGTGACGCCGGTCATAATAAATGCCATAGGCCAGGCCGCCTACGGTGTCTGGGCGTTGATCAGCGCCACAGTGGCCAACTATCTGCTGCTTGATTTCGGGCTTTCCCAGGCTGTTTCAAAATTTGTGGCAGCTGCCATTGCCCGAGAAGATCAGAAGGAAATAAATCGCATTTGTTCCACCGGGATTGCGTTGAACATCGTATCATGCCT carries:
- a CDS encoding aminotransferase gives rise to the protein MSAPYLRMLPPSASPLRPADIAAGIRAWMTGQGAESLRREVKRRFGARHVFFATSGRAGLSASLRAMHRLCPQRDQVLLPAFTSFSVPSAVVNAGLKVGLYDLNPRTLAPEMVSLEKGMSGQTLCVVACHLFGYPLDMSGLRELCRIHGATLLDDAAQAMGARTGADLAGTMGDAGLFSLSRGKNVTAVDGGIVLTDRDDLADALQAMPELFAAGGRARPVLSLALALALMVMLHPRAYWLPASLPFLGIGSSVFDPDFCLEGLDAVRSGIGRSVLDRLDDLNAARQRTAASLRSGLREVAGVRVVPPADGTSPVYLRLPILPISGAWPRDFALRAKALGVTRSYPLALHRIAGLAPFLAFVGEYPGASLLAANLLTLPTHGYVLGDDIGAIVRIFKDLPAQNCAGVKEVAA
- a CDS encoding glycosyltransferase family 2 protein, coding for MNALFWFSLLTLAYAFAGYPLLVAFFGHRRLVVPLGGEPPSISVLLSVYNEERVITAKIRNFLELDYPQDRIELLVVSDGSDDATGFLVEQFSSARVRLLRQSGRGGKTRAINRAATEATGDILVFTDANSMFRPDSMRKLAAPFTREDVGLVGGRSVYADMDGCETPGGLYRRYEEWIKSGESGLFSIVGADGAIYALRKELFEPLRPEYINDFLHPIQVVLRGKRAISEPSAVVVEAGEENGGAELRRQTRIMAQSWLLCLRFSGDLLQAGRFGFLWQLVSHKVLRWLTLPFLAVLVASAIAGGGNGVFQLLVLSGLAGLALLAWAGFRGRKGISHAAWMFLILHWAALLGLFRLAQGERFVTWNPRGK